From the genome of Frateuria soli:
GGCCAGCGAGCGGGCCCTGCAGATGGATCCGGACTCGGCCGAAGCGCATGCCTCGCGCGGCCTGGCGCTGTTCATCAGCCAGCGCTACCAGGAGGCCGAGCGGCAGTTCGAGACGGCCATGATGCTCAACCCGAACCTGCTCGAAGGCTGCTTCATGTACGGCATGATCTGCAGCTCGATGGGCAACTTCGAGAAAGCCGCCTGGCTGTACCTGCGCGCCGCCGAAGTCAGCCCCACCGACTACCTGCCGCTGGTCTACCTGGCCCAGGCGTACAGCGAGATGGGCCGCAAGGACGACGAGACGAAGACGCGCCACCGCGCGCTCGAACTGATCGAGCGCGCCCTCGGCACGAACCCCGACGACGCGCGCGCCCGCTACATGGGTGCCGCGAGCTTCGCCGCGCTGGGCGAGAAAGCCAAGGCGATCGAGTGGGCCAACCTGGCGCTGCGATCGAGCCAGGACGAGCCGATGGTGTTCTACAACGCCGCGTGCACCTTCGCGGTGCTGGGCGAACACGAGCGGGCGATCGACCTGCTCGAGCGCGCGGTGGCGCTCGGCTGGGGCGATCGGGCGTGGATGGAGAACGACAGCGACCTCGCGTCGCTGCGTGGCGAGCGACGGTTCCAGGCGCTGCTGGACAGCCTCAACTGAAAGGAGGGGCGAAGCCTTTGGTGCGCTGACGAGCCGGCGTCGGCAGCGCGTCGTCGTTCTTGGACGGCGGCGCGGTCACGCCGAGGACCTGTGCCACGCGCGCGGCGGCCTCGGCGCGCCACGCATCCGGCTTCTCCACCGGATGACTCGGCGGGCGCCTGGCGCGCAACCCGGGGCCTGCCCGCTGCCGTTCGCGGCTGTCGGCCGGGCCACTTGCGGCCGGTCGCCAACCGGATGGAAGGTCAGCAGGCCCGCCGTTCCCTTCGTTGCTAGAGCGCCAGCCAGGCGTAGAGGAACAGCGTGTCGTTGTCCCCCGCCCGGCGACCGGCGTCATCGATGTTGCGCACCCGGCCGGCGAAACGGCTGTAGTGGGTGTACTGCGCGCCCAGGCGCAGGTTGGCCCACGGTGCCAGCCACGAATCGGCCTGGCCGAAGGGGTTCCAGTCCAGTTCCAGCGTCTGGCCGCGGGTGTCCGGGCGGCCGGAGGGCGCATACAGCAGCACATCGCGACTGCCGTCGTCGGCAAACACCGCCAGCGTCGCGCCCCAGCGGTTGCGGTACCAGTAGCTTCCGTTGACATGCAGCGCGTCCAGGCTGCCGTGCAGGTGCTCGGCATCGCCCGCCGCGAAGGTCGCATCCAGCCGCTGGCGCTCGTGCACGTACAGCGCGCCGGCGGTCAACAGGTGGTCGCCGCGCGTCCATTGCCAGGCGACATCGAGGCCGAGGTCGCGCAAGCGGTCGTCGGGCCCGGGCAACGCCACCGCATGCCCGGCGGCATCCTCGCCGACGAGTCCGCGCCGGACGTCCAGCCCGAACGCGCCGAGCGTGACGCTGCCGGCCGCCAGGTTCCAGCTGTAGGCCACCCGCGCATACGGCGTGATTCCCGCCAGCCGGCCGTCGAAGTCGGCATTCACCTTGCGCAGGAACGACGGCGAGAGCGAGCGGTAGCCGCCGGCTTCCGCATACAGCGCGCCGCCGAGCTGCACGTAGCCGGTGATGCCCACCACCTGCCCGCCGAGTGCGCCGAACAGCGCCGGTTGCGCCGGAGACGAGGGCGCCAGGTCGGCCGCGATGTACGGGTATTGCCAGGCCGGCGCGGTATTGAACACGTCGCTGACGGTGGGGTTGTTGTTGAGCGAGATGCCCCAGATGCCGGCACGCCGCCGGGCGGAAAACATGCGGGCGTAGCGCAGGTCGATGTTGTCCCAGCCCAGCGCGCCGCCGTTCTGCGAATAAGTGGCCTGGGCGAAGACCCCCAGGTGTTCGGACAGGCGTCCGGCGAGGAACGCCGATGCCTGCTGCATCTCGACGTTGTCGTTGCGCGAGAAGTGGTCCGCCGGCCGCTCGCCCTGCGCCTTGCGCGTATGGGTGAAGGATTCGACCAGCATCGCCGACAGCGGCAAGCTCGGCGCGTCGCTGGTCTTCAACGTGTAGCCGAGCAGCTTGAACTGGCGACCGAAGGCAGTCAGTTGCGGGCCGAAGGCGCCGACGTGGCAGGCCACGCAGGGTTGTCCGGTCTGCCGGGCGAACGACGGCACCGCGTGCACTTGCCAGGGCAGCAATAGACCGGCCCACCACAGCAGGCGAACGCCGCGCCAGGGACGCGGCCGGGGGATCGGGATACTCCATCGCATGGCGCGCACTCCTCCGCATCGGCGCTGAAAGCATGCGCACCCGCGCGAGGCAGGGGTTGATTTCAATCAACGATCGTTATGGTTGGCGCGGCCGGTTCCGCCTTTCGACCTGGACAGCGGCCCCGGCGGAAGCGTCGGTGGGACGCCAGGTGAGCGAAGCCCGCAGGAGCATTACCATCGCCCCACCCCACACGGAGCGACCGCCATGCCTGCCCGGACCCCGCGCCTGATCGGACGTTGCCTGACCCTGCTGGCGATCGTGATGCTGCCGCTGGCCGCCCGGGCCGGCGAGCCGGTGACACTCAAGGCCAGCGACGGCGGCACGGTATACGGCACGCTGAATCGGGCCGGCGGCCACGCCGGCGCGATCCTGCTGCTCTTCCACCAGGCCGGCGCCAGCCGGCACGAATACGATCCGCTGGTCCCCGTGTTCACGAAGATGGGCTACGACACGCTGGCGATCGACCAGCGCTCCGGCGACGGCCTGTTCGGTGGCCGCAACGAAACCGTGGACAAGCGCGGCGGTTCGACCGGCTACCTGGATGCGCTGCCGGACCTGGAAGGCGCGCTCGCCTGGGCCAAGGCGCACCACTACGCGCGCATCGCGCTGGTGGGAAGCTCCTACTCCTCGTCGCTGGCCATCGTGCTGGCGGCCAGGCACCCTCGGGACGTCGCCGCCGTGGCCAGCTTCTCGCCCGGCGAGTACTTCGACGACGACAAGAACCTGGTCAAACGCGCCGCCGCGAAAGTCGCGGTGCCGTTCTACATCACCACCCCGCCGGAGGAAGAGGACAGGGTGGGCGAGGTACTGCGCGACGCCCACGGTGCCGACATCACGCACTTCCGCCAGGCGCATGGCGTGCACGGCGCCTCGACCCTGGTGCAGTCACGCGACCCGCGGGGCTACGCCGCCAACCTGCGCAGCTTCAGCGACTTCCTGCGCCGGGCACTGCCGGCGAAGGCGCGGTAGAGCGAGAGCCACGACCACATGCGGGTGAGCCAGGAACCGCACTCGCGCACTCCCATGGGCTAAACCTCGATCGGGTCAGCTCCACCTCCAAGTGAGCCTCGCTGGCAGACCCGGGTGCGACCGGGGCGGCGAAACGAGTTGCCTGGGCCGACGTCCTGGAGGGCGGGTGCGGTCGCGCCCACCACCGCGCCCAGCTGATCCGCGGTAAGCGCACGCCTCACGCCGCCAGCGATCGACCAGCCCGCGGCAAGTGAACATGGCTCCGTTTGGCGGAGCGGGAGTCAGCCCTCGGGAGTGGCCCCGGGCGGCCCGCTCTTTTCGCTGTTCCACCCCTGGTGCGGGAATCGTGCATGCGATGCCGGTCATGCTTCCTGGCTGCCCGTGCACGGACCGCTCAGCGTGCGACGTCGACCAGGCGCACCTCGATACGGCGACGATTGCCCAGCGTCAGCTTCAGCACGCTGCCTTCCCGCCGCCACTGGCTCAGGTCGCGCAGCTCGCCGAACCCGATCGCCCTGGACGGCCTGCCATCGATGGCCATGATGGCGTCGCCCTTGCGCAGGCCTGCCTTGGCCGCGGGGCCGTGGGGCAAGACCCAGCCCACACGATAGCGATCCGGCGAATCGGGAGACTTGCCTGCCATGAAGCCCGCCGTCGCGTACGACGGCTCGCGCGGCTTCGCGCGCGGCAGCAGCACCATCTCGCCGCGGCGGTAATCGAAGTGCACGTTGTAGCGCGAGAGCACGTCCTGGCCGATGTTGCCCGCTTCGCTCGGGTTGCCGGTGGCCCCCGCATCCGCCTGCGTAAGCATGGCGAGCGCGTCGCCGACCCGTGCCTGGCCCAGCGCGAAGCTTCGCGTGTGCGCGAAGTGGGCGGTGTAGCGCCCGCCGACGCCCCCGGTCGGCATCGGCACGCCGTGCGCGTAACGATCGGCGACACCGTTGCGCCCGGCCCACTGCGGGAACAGCAGCGTCAGCCCGGCATTGCCCGTATCGATGCCGAACACGCCGGCATGGCCGTCCAGACGCCCGTCCACCAGCGGCATGTCGAACGTGAACGTGATCGGCAGCACGTCCCCTGCCACGGGCGCGGGTGGCTCGCCATGGTCGTAGGGATCGAGCACCAGCCGCTGCCGGTCGTAGTCGAAGGTGACCGCGAAGCGCTCGAAGATCTCCAGCCCGAGGATGCCGGCGATCGGCTCGCGGCCCTCGCCACGCTCGCACATCCCGTACGGATAGGGCATCACCAGGAAGGCGAGATCGCGAATGTCGGCCTCGCCGATGCCCAGGTGCGCCACCTTGGTGTAGGCCGTACTCATCGCGCCCGGACCGGAGCCGGTGCTGCTGCCCCGTCCCTGGGTCGCGAAGCCGAGCCTGCGCGCGGTGTCGGCGGTGAGGATCGCGTGGCCGCCGGTGTCGAGAATGAAGGGCAGCGGGCCGTGTCCGTCGATGCTCACGTCGACGAGCAGGATGCCACCCTCCACATGCATCGGGGCGGTCGCCCGCCGGGCTCCGCCCGCCATCGTCACGTCGTGCACCGGCCGGCCGGGCCGGTCCAGGCGCGCGGCAGGCAGGTGGTCGGGCCAGCGGTAGCGCTGCACGGTCACGACCGCGTCGACATCCAGGCCGCCGCCGGCCGTGATCGTGCGGTCGCGGATGCCGAACGGCAGCCAGACGCCCTCGACCGACCGGTAATCGGTGTAGCTGCGGCTGGCGTGCAGGAAGGAGGTCTGCCAGGTGGCATGGTCGAGCCGGTGCGTGCCCGGGTCGATCCACAGGGTGATCGCGCGGCCGCCGTACGGTATCGCTTCAAGCCGTTGGAATCGGTGGCCGCCCTCCCTGGCGTCGTCGAGCGCGCGGTAGCGCGCGCCGTCCTGCGGATCGAGGAAGCCGAATCGGCGCAGCCAGTTCTCGCTCGCGGCGACCACGAGCGCCTCGGGTGAGTCGTACGGATGCACCATGCCGCTGAAGTCCTGGTGCCAGCGACCGCGCGCGTCCTGGCCGTCGGCCACGGTGAACACCGGATTACGCGCCTGCTCGGCAAAGTGGCCGCTGCGCAGATCGACCGCCAGCTGCCATGGCCCCGCCAGGCCCTCGGCCCGCAGGCGACCCTCGGCAGTCAGTGCGCTGTGCCGGGCCCAGGCCGCTGTGCCGTGGGCCTCGCGCAACTGGCGCAACAGCGTGTCGGTTTCGGCCGCCCCGGCGAGCGCGGGCAGCAGCAGCCAGGCGGCGAGAAGGATGCGGGGAAGACGGAGGAACGGACGCATGAGCGGTATCCGGGAGGGGACGCGTGCCCATGCTGCCCCGCGCCGTTGGGTAGCGACTAGGACGCGAGTGGCCTTTCAGGACGCACCTTGCGCGCTGCGCCGAAAGTCACGCGGCGTCGCGCCGATCACCTTCTTGAACACGCGCGCGAAATGGCTCTGGTCGGCAAAGCCGGCCTCGGCCGCCACCTCGGCGATCGAGCGCCTGCCTTGCTGCAGCGCGCGGCAGGCCTGGCGGATGCGCAGCATCCGGCGGTAATCGCCCACCGACATGCCCTGGGCGCGCTGGAAGCTGCGCGCCAGGTGCGACGGATGCACGCCGGCCAGTTGCGCCAGCTCGCCCAGCGACAGATCCGCCAGCGGGTCGTCATGCAGGCGCTCGAGCACCCTGGCGAGCCACGCCGGGTGACGCTCCTCGCCTCCGCGCCGACACGCCAGTGCGACCAGTTCGAGCACCGCTGACTGCAGGGCCAGTCCAGCCGCCTCGTCGGCGGCAGCCAGTTC
Proteins encoded in this window:
- a CDS encoding cytochrome C — translated: MRWSIPIPRPRPWRGVRLLWWAGLLLPWQVHAVPSFARQTGQPCVACHVGAFGPQLTAFGRQFKLLGYTLKTSDAPSLPLSAMLVESFTHTRKAQGERPADHFSRNDNVEMQQASAFLAGRLSEHLGVFAQATYSQNGGALGWDNIDLRYARMFSARRRAGIWGISLNNNPTVSDVFNTAPAWQYPYIAADLAPSSPAQPALFGALGGQVVGITGYVQLGGALYAEAGGYRSLSPSFLRKVNADFDGRLAGITPYARVAYSWNLAAGSVTLGAFGLDVRRGLVGEDAAGHAVALPGPDDRLRDLGLDVAWQWTRGDHLLTAGALYVHERQRLDATFAAGDAEHLHGSLDALHVNGSYWYRNRWGATLAVFADDGSRDVLLYAPSGRPDTRGQTLELDWNPFGQADSWLAPWANLRLGAQYTHYSRFAGRVRNIDDAGRRAGDNDTLFLYAWLAL
- a CDS encoding alpha/beta hydrolase produces the protein MPARTPRLIGRCLTLLAIVMLPLAARAGEPVTLKASDGGTVYGTLNRAGGHAGAILLLFHQAGASRHEYDPLVPVFTKMGYDTLAIDQRSGDGLFGGRNETVDKRGGSTGYLDALPDLEGALAWAKAHHYARIALVGSSYSSSLAIVLAARHPRDVAAVASFSPGEYFDDDKNLVKRAAAKVAVPFYITTPPEEEDRVGEVLRDAHGADITHFRQAHGVHGASTLVQSRDPRGYAANLRSFSDFLRRALPAKAR
- a CDS encoding aspartyl protease family protein, with protein sequence MRPFLRLPRILLAAWLLLPALAGAAETDTLLRQLREAHGTAAWARHSALTAEGRLRAEGLAGPWQLAVDLRSGHFAEQARNPVFTVADGQDARGRWHQDFSGMVHPYDSPEALVVAASENWLRRFGFLDPQDGARYRALDDAREGGHRFQRLEAIPYGGRAITLWIDPGTHRLDHATWQTSFLHASRSYTDYRSVEGVWLPFGIRDRTITAGGGLDVDAVVTVQRYRWPDHLPAARLDRPGRPVHDVTMAGGARRATAPMHVEGGILLVDVSIDGHGPLPFILDTGGHAILTADTARRLGFATQGRGSSTGSGPGAMSTAYTKVAHLGIGEADIRDLAFLVMPYPYGMCERGEGREPIAGILGLEIFERFAVTFDYDRQRLVLDPYDHGEPPAPVAGDVLPITFTFDMPLVDGRLDGHAGVFGIDTGNAGLTLLFPQWAGRNGVADRYAHGVPMPTGGVGGRYTAHFAHTRSFALGQARVGDALAMLTQADAGATGNPSEAGNIGQDVLSRYNVHFDYRRGEMVLLPRAKPREPSYATAGFMAGKSPDSPDRYRVGWVLPHGPAAKAGLRKGDAIMAIDGRPSRAIGFGELRDLSQWRREGSVLKLTLGNRRRIEVRLVDVAR
- a CDS encoding helix-turn-helix transcriptional regulator, translating into MHRLGRANFGSPLHRRSIGGLLVTATRYGGEYALPLHEHDEAYLCLVAGGGYRQQAGGEEVDCTTGLLLVHPQGHRHANRFAAGGARCLSVFLAPELTDELPIRRLLHDYRLLHLPQAPRFVARIGRELAAADEAAGLALQSAVLELVALACRRGGEERHPAWLARVLERLHDDPLADLSLGELAQLAGVHPSHLARSFQRAQGMSVGDYRRMLRIRQACRALQQGRRSIAEVAAEAGFADQSHFARVFKKVIGATPRDFRRSAQGAS